In the genome of Persephonella sp. KM09-Lau-8, one region contains:
- a CDS encoding ChaN family lipoprotein, which yields MKKFLILFFLIFNISYAQVFYKLEAQILPEKNLLTGKAVIYSDRLEEIRIYLEGLNISSIYYQNKNLSPEDQLKLKISPQNKVEINYSKKFLDFNSGNIITDEFISLIDNWYPYVDKLAIYKLSVEVPQGFILVSEFEKVSTEKTEKNKKYQFEFPYPTEAIHLIGSTKYQIKRKEFEGLTIEAYFFKKDSDFAEKYINSAYRYIQDYSQLVGNYPYKRFAIVENAFPTGYSMPTFTLIGQQIIKFPFIVEKSLAHEILHQWFGCSVYIKGGNWAEGLTTYLSDYRLSKDKKSYRKNVLLKYLAYAKDDYPLSKFYGKTDLKSEAIGYGKSMFFFHMLKNEVGEENFKKALSLFYSSFKFSQASWEDLKTVFQQISDKNLDYFFKQFVYKKGMPDFQIKFKDLIMKDDGFHISFEISQKQPYRLKIPITVETYLGDERFTVNLTKTKEKFEIVTKNEPLKMFIDRDYNLFRNLKWEEINPVLYFVNGSIKPIIYIPENEVKYAPIVKRFPEAVLKYPKEFSYKDIQEKNVFIMSGNNPVATKILGKRYNAEKTYVELFKNPFGKSNVIAVFNVKTVEEAKILARKMIHYGKYSKLVLEEGRVLNKTVKNTIDGIRLKLREEAEIVSEKGIKDFQDLIDDALKKSIIYLGEQHTLFSNHAFQLSVIKAIHKKYPDIAVGMEMFQRSKQPIIDQFINGEISEKEFLKKSGYFVSWKYNYHLYRPILLYCRKHKIPVIALNIDNSIIKKVSSKGITALSPNEKKLLPDDMNFADFRYTAFLRKIFSQHKSMDKKRFYNFIQSQIIWDETMAQTISNYIKNNPYRKIIVLAGSGHIRFRYGIPSRVERRTGKKGLTVVIDDQLKKNIADYIVYTAQLKGEKEKKLGVLVEPAVKGLKVIGVAKKAVAKKAGIKKGDIITEFNGVPVENLSQLKTEIFFSGKEATITVLRNGKKVELKLNF from the coding sequence ATGAAAAAATTCCTGATACTGTTTTTTCTGATTTTTAATATATCCTATGCACAGGTTTTTTACAAATTAGAAGCTCAGATTTTACCTGAAAAAAATCTTTTAACAGGAAAAGCTGTTATCTATTCTGACAGACTTGAGGAAATCAGGATTTATTTAGAGGGACTTAATATATCCTCCATTTACTACCAGAACAAAAATTTATCGCCGGAAGACCAGCTTAAACTTAAAATTTCCCCACAAAATAAAGTTGAGATTAATTATTCAAAGAAATTTTTAGATTTTAATTCAGGGAATATAATTACTGACGAATTTATAAGCTTGATAGATAACTGGTATCCTTATGTTGATAAGCTTGCCATTTATAAACTATCTGTTGAGGTTCCTCAGGGATTTATTCTGGTATCAGAATTTGAAAAAGTATCCACAGAAAAAACAGAAAAAAACAAAAAATACCAGTTTGAGTTTCCATATCCTACAGAGGCAATCCATCTTATTGGTTCAACAAAATACCAGATAAAAAGAAAAGAGTTTGAAGGCCTAACCATAGAGGCATATTTCTTTAAAAAAGATTCAGATTTTGCTGAAAAGTATATAAATTCCGCATACAGATATATTCAGGATTATTCACAGCTTGTAGGTAATTATCCTTATAAAAGATTTGCTATAGTAGAAAATGCCTTTCCCACAGGATATTCAATGCCTACTTTTACTCTGATAGGCCAACAAATTATAAAATTCCCATTTATAGTGGAGAAATCATTAGCCCATGAAATTCTCCACCAGTGGTTCGGCTGTTCTGTTTATATCAAAGGTGGAAACTGGGCAGAAGGGCTAACTACATATTTATCAGATTATAGACTTTCAAAAGATAAGAAAAGCTACAGAAAAAATGTTCTTCTGAAATACCTTGCTTATGCCAAAGATGATTATCCACTGAGCAAGTTCTACGGGAAAACAGATCTGAAATCAGAAGCTATTGGATACGGAAAATCCATGTTTTTCTTCCATATGCTAAAAAATGAAGTTGGTGAGGAAAATTTCAAAAAAGCCCTTTCCCTTTTTTACTCCAGCTTCAAATTCAGTCAGGCTTCATGGGAAGACCTAAAAACTGTTTTTCAACAGATTTCAGATAAGAATTTAGACTACTTCTTCAAGCAGTTTGTATACAAAAAAGGTATGCCTGACTTTCAAATCAAATTTAAAGACCTTATTATGAAAGATGACGGTTTCCATATATCCTTTGAGATTTCCCAGAAACAACCTTACAGACTTAAAATCCCTATAACCGTTGAGACATATCTGGGAGATGAAAGATTTACCGTAAACTTAACAAAAACAAAAGAAAAGTTTGAGATAGTCACTAAAAATGAACCATTAAAAATGTTTATAGACAGGGATTACAACCTTTTTAGAAATCTAAAATGGGAAGAGATTAATCCTGTCTTGTATTTTGTGAACGGCTCAATCAAACCAATTATTTATATTCCAGAAAATGAAGTCAAATATGCTCCTATTGTAAAACGCTTCCCTGAAGCAGTTTTAAAATACCCAAAAGAGTTCTCTTATAAGGATATTCAGGAAAAAAATGTATTTATTATGAGTGGGAATAATCCTGTTGCTACAAAAATTCTCGGGAAAAGATACAATGCAGAAAAAACTTATGTAGAACTGTTCAAAAACCCCTTTGGAAAATCTAATGTAATTGCCGTATTTAATGTGAAAACCGTAGAAGAAGCGAAAATCCTTGCCAGAAAAATGATTCATTATGGGAAATACTCAAAACTGGTGCTAGAAGAAGGAAGGGTTCTAAATAAAACCGTTAAAAACACTATAGATGGTATCAGGCTAAAACTCAGAGAAGAAGCAGAAATAGTTTCTGAAAAAGGTATTAAAGATTTTCAAGACTTGATTGATGATGCCCTGAAAAAATCGATTATTTATCTTGGAGAGCAGCACACTTTATTTTCTAATCATGCATTCCAGCTAAGTGTTATAAAAGCTATCCATAAAAAATATCCAGATATCGCCGTTGGAATGGAAATGTTTCAGCGTTCAAAACAGCCTATTATTGACCAGTTTATAAATGGAGAGATTTCTGAAAAAGAGTTTCTAAAGAAATCAGGATATTTTGTTTCATGGAAATATAACTATCATCTATACAGACCTATTCTGCTTTACTGCAGAAAACATAAAATTCCTGTAATAGCCCTTAATATAGATAACTCTATAATCAAAAAAGTTTCCTCAAAAGGTATTACTGCTTTATCCCCCAATGAAAAAAAACTGCTTCCTGATGATATGAATTTTGCTGATTTTAGATATACAGCTTTTCTCAGAAAGATATTCAGCCAGCACAAATCAATGGATAAAAAAAGATTTTACAACTTTATCCAGTCCCAGATAATATGGGATGAAACAATGGCACAGACTATCTCCAATTACATAAAAAACAATCCTTATAGAAAAATTATTGTCCTTGCAGGAAGCGGGCATATAAGATTTAGATATGGAATCCCCTCAAGGGTTGAAAGAAGAACAGGTAAAAAAGGCTTAACAGTTGTTATAGATGACCAGCTCAAGAAAAATATTGCAGACTACATTGTTTATACTGCCCAGCTTAAAGGAGAAAAAGAGAAAAAATTAGGGGTTCTTGTTGAACCTGCAGTAAAAGGCTTAAAGGTTATAGGAGTTGCCAAAAAAGCTGTGGCAAAAAAAGCAGGTATCAAAAAGGGAGATATTATAACTGAGTTTAATGGTGTGCCTGTTGAAAACCTATCCCAGCTAAAGACGGAGATATTCTTTTCAGGAAAAGAGGCTACCATAACTGTGCTTAGAAATGGTAAAAAAGTTGAGCTAAAACTTAATTTTTGA
- the hslU gene encoding ATP-dependent protease ATPase subunit HslU: MIKEELTPKQIVQELDKYIVGQKEAKKAVAIALRNRWRRQQLPEELRDEVIPKNILMIGPTGVGKTEIARRLANLVGAPFIKVEATKFTEVGYVGRDVESIIRELAEASFKMVKAEKMEEVQEKAKKLAEEKVLDYLVPRRVRTFGSLGGEIEEESSPAREKFREMLQKGELDDRIIEIDVEEKPVSVIGGVIAPGMEDIENQLRDLFSNLTPSKRKKRKVTVKEALKILQQQEAEKLIDMDEVASEAVYRAENFGIVFIDEIDKVAGKSSGSSPDVSREGVQRDLLPIVEGTTVSTKYGPIKTDHILFIAAGAFHLSKPSDLIPELQGRFPIRVELQPLTKEDFVKILTQPKNALIKQYKALMSTEGVHLEFTDEAIEAIAEIAEEVNEKTENIGARRLHTILERIMEDYSFEAPDLKGQHIIIDEKIVKQKLENVIQSEDLTRYIL, from the coding sequence TTGATAAAGGAAGAATTAACCCCAAAACAGATAGTTCAGGAACTTGATAAATATATAGTTGGTCAAAAAGAAGCTAAAAAAGCAGTAGCAATAGCCTTAAGAAATAGATGGAGAAGGCAACAACTACCAGAAGAATTAAGGGATGAAGTTATCCCTAAAAATATTCTTATGATAGGTCCAACAGGTGTAGGTAAAACAGAGATAGCCAGAAGGCTGGCAAATCTGGTGGGAGCACCTTTCATAAAAGTTGAGGCAACAAAATTCACAGAAGTTGGTTATGTGGGAAGGGATGTAGAATCTATAATTAGAGAACTTGCAGAAGCCTCTTTCAAAATGGTTAAAGCAGAAAAAATGGAAGAGGTTCAGGAAAAGGCAAAAAAACTAGCAGAAGAAAAAGTCCTTGACTACCTTGTTCCAAGAAGAGTAAGAACCTTTGGCAGTCTTGGAGGAGAAATAGAGGAAGAAAGTTCACCTGCCAGAGAAAAATTCAGGGAAATGCTACAAAAAGGAGAATTAGACGACAGGATAATAGAGATAGATGTTGAGGAAAAACCTGTTTCAGTAATAGGTGGAGTAATTGCTCCCGGAATGGAAGATATTGAAAATCAGCTCAGGGATTTATTCTCAAATCTAACTCCATCAAAAAGAAAAAAAAGAAAGGTAACTGTCAAAGAAGCCCTCAAAATCCTTCAACAACAGGAAGCTGAAAAGCTGATAGATATGGATGAGGTTGCATCTGAAGCAGTTTACAGGGCTGAAAATTTCGGAATAGTATTTATTGATGAGATAGATAAGGTGGCAGGTAAATCTTCAGGTTCGTCCCCTGATGTATCAAGGGAAGGTGTTCAAAGGGATTTACTACCTATAGTTGAAGGAACAACAGTATCCACAAAGTATGGCCCCATTAAAACAGACCATATTCTATTCATAGCAGCAGGGGCATTCCATTTATCAAAGCCATCTGACCTTATACCTGAACTACAGGGAAGATTTCCAATCAGGGTCGAGCTACAACCATTGACAAAAGAGGATTTTGTAAAAATATTAACCCAGCCTAAAAATGCTCTTATAAAACAGTATAAAGCTCTAATGTCCACTGAAGGTGTTCATCTGGAATTTACAGATGAAGCCATTGAGGCTATTGCTGAGATAGCAGAGGAGGTAAATGAAAAAACAGAAAATATCGGAGCCAGAAGACTTCATACAATACTTGAAAGAATTATGGAAGATTACTCATTTGAAGCACCAGATCTTAAAGGACAGCATATAATAATTGATGAAAAGATAGTTAAACAAAAACTTGAAAATGTAATACAAAGTGAAGACCTTACAAGATATATACTTTAG
- a CDS encoding CTP synthase — MQKFIFITGGVLSSLGKGVASASIGSLLESMGYKITFLKLDPYLNIDPGTMNPYQHGEVYVTEDGAETDLDLGHYERFTNVVLTKYNNTTSGKLYHTLLEKERRGAYLGATVQVIPHFTNEIIRSIEKAAAKSEIALVEIGGTVGDIESLPFLEAIRQMGLELGKENALFIHLTYVPYIKAAGELKTKPSQHSVKELRAIGIQPDILICRADRPLPKAIKRKLALFTNVDEEAVISAPDVDIIYRLPLYFHKEKIDQIIAKQLNLEYKEPNLKHWQKIVNTLSRLTEEVDIAVVGKYVELKDAYKSIIESFTHAQIPNNVKVNLHWINADEITEENIEEKLKDIDGILVPGGFGERGVEGKILTAKYARENKIPYFGICLGMQVAVIEFARNVAGLKEANSTEFDQNTPYPVIDLMPEQRGVDKKGGTMRLGAYKCTLIEGTKAYSIYGEKEIYERHRHRYEVNPEFRPILEENGLVVSGVYKAKNLVEIIELPEDKHPWFVACQFHPEFKSKPFKPHPLFVAFVKASYENKKGK; from the coding sequence ACTTGGAAAAGGAGTTGCATCCGCAAGTATCGGCTCCCTTCTGGAAAGTATGGGATACAAAATCACCTTCCTGAAACTTGACCCTTACCTGAATATAGACCCTGGAACAATGAACCCTTATCAGCATGGAGAGGTTTATGTTACCGAAGATGGCGCAGAAACAGACCTTGATTTAGGCCATTATGAGAGATTTACAAATGTAGTTCTAACCAAATATAACAATACAACCTCCGGAAAGCTGTATCATACACTTTTAGAAAAAGAAAGGAGAGGTGCTTATCTTGGTGCCACCGTTCAGGTTATTCCACACTTTACCAATGAAATTATCAGAAGTATTGAAAAAGCAGCGGCAAAATCAGAAATAGCACTTGTGGAAATTGGTGGAACAGTAGGGGACATAGAGAGTCTGCCATTTTTAGAAGCAATCAGACAGATGGGACTGGAGCTTGGGAAAGAAAATGCTCTGTTTATCCATCTTACTTATGTGCCTTATATAAAAGCTGCCGGTGAGCTTAAAACAAAACCTTCCCAGCACTCAGTTAAAGAACTCAGGGCGATAGGTATCCAGCCTGATATCCTTATATGCCGTGCAGATAGACCACTGCCTAAAGCAATAAAGAGAAAATTAGCATTGTTTACCAATGTTGATGAAGAAGCTGTCATATCAGCTCCCGATGTGGATATTATTTACAGATTACCTTTATATTTCCACAAAGAAAAAATAGACCAGATTATTGCAAAACAGTTAAATCTTGAGTATAAAGAACCAAATTTAAAACACTGGCAAAAAATTGTAAATACCCTCTCCAGACTGACAGAAGAGGTAGACATTGCAGTTGTTGGGAAATATGTTGAACTTAAAGATGCATACAAAAGTATTATAGAATCCTTTACCCATGCCCAGATTCCAAACAATGTAAAGGTAAATCTCCACTGGATTAATGCAGATGAGATTACAGAAGAGAATATTGAAGAGAAATTGAAAGATATAGATGGTATTCTGGTTCCCGGTGGATTTGGCGAAAGGGGAGTTGAAGGAAAAATACTGACAGCAAAATACGCAAGGGAAAATAAGATTCCGTATTTTGGGATATGTCTTGGTATGCAGGTTGCGGTTATTGAGTTTGCCAGAAACGTGGCAGGTCTAAAAGAGGCTAACTCAACAGAGTTTGACCAGAATACACCTTATCCTGTGATAGACCTTATGCCTGAGCAGAGAGGAGTTGATAAAAAAGGCGGAACAATGAGACTTGGAGCTTATAAATGCACACTTATTGAAGGGACAAAAGCTTACTCAATATACGGAGAAAAAGAAATCTATGAAAGACACAGACATAGATATGAGGTAAATCCAGAGTTCAGACCTATATTAGAAGAAAACGGACTCGTGGTTTCAGGGGTTTACAAAGCAAAAAATCTGGTTGAGATTATTGAATTACCTGAGGATAAACATCCATGGTTTGTTGCCTGTCAGTTTCACCCTGAATTTAAAAGCAAACCATTTAAGCCACATCCATTATTTGTGGCATTTGTTAAAGCTTCTTATGAAAACAAAAAAGGCAAATAG
- a CDS encoding Lrp/AsnC ligand binding domain-containing protein, which translates to MEEQLNEAPIPFSELLKEIDVKDKATAYVLIEANPPDIPFIMEELSKIENVKSADVVTGIYDIIIFLEGEDQNEIGKVVIRDIHSIKGVKKATTCMVVKI; encoded by the coding sequence ATGGAAGAACAACTCAATGAAGCCCCTATTCCTTTCTCTGAGTTGCTTAAAGAGATAGATGTAAAGGATAAAGCTACTGCCTATGTGCTTATTGAGGCAAACCCCCCTGATATTCCGTTTATAATGGAAGAGCTTTCTAAGATAGAAAATGTAAAATCAGCAGATGTTGTAACGGGAATATACGACATCATAATATTTCTGGAAGGGGAAGACCAGAACGAAATTGGAAAAGTCGTTATCAGAGATATCCACTCAATAAAAGGAGTAAAAAAAGCAACCACCTGTATGGTGGTTAAGATTTAA
- a CDS encoding YMGG-like glycine zipper-containing protein — protein MGRFLIFLLSATIIFASCHKRSYESAVIGGAAGSAVGAILDEENPWRGAFIGGVVGAVITGTIAEISSRAADECVEYDRPIEYRCYKCKEHVRIIAVPDGWHGKCRIVRLKYFKGNKLIKVKTKKVCKRKVKKVPPPFRDDWVPPGHRRF, from the coding sequence ATGGGTAGGTTTTTAATTTTTTTATTATCTGCAACGATTATTTTTGCGTCCTGCCATAAGCGCTCTTATGAAAGTGCTGTCATTGGAGGTGCTGCAGGTTCGGCTGTAGGTGCCATATTAGATGAGGAAAATCCGTGGAGAGGTGCTTTTATAGGTGGAGTTGTAGGTGCTGTAATTACAGGAACGATAGCAGAAATATCTTCCAGAGCTGCTGATGAGTGTGTAGAGTATGATAGACCTATAGAATACAGATGTTATAAATGTAAGGAACATGTAAGGATAATTGCAGTGCCAGATGGCTGGCATGGAAAGTGCAGGATTGTCAGATTAAAGTATTTCAAAGGAAATAAACTTATAAAAGTAAAAACCAAAAAGGTGTGTAAAAGAAAAGTAAAGAAAGTACCCCCGCCATTTAGAGATGACTGGGTACCTCCAGGACACAGAAGATTTTAA
- the smpB gene encoding SsrA-binding protein SmpB, whose amino-acid sequence MGIKVVATNKPAYHNYDILETYEAGLVLEGSEVKSIREGAVNLKDSFIRIDDGEAYVYNMYIAPYKPAAKLQHDPYRKRKLLLHKREILKLMGKVQEKGLTIIPLKLYFKNGKAKLEIALAKGKAKYEKRQAIKERETRRELAKKYKGRIKL is encoded by the coding sequence ATGGGAATAAAAGTAGTAGCAACAAACAAACCGGCTTATCACAACTATGACATACTGGAGACATACGAGGCTGGGCTTGTTCTGGAAGGCTCAGAGGTAAAATCCATAAGGGAAGGTGCAGTTAACCTGAAGGACTCTTTTATCAGAATAGATGATGGTGAGGCTTATGTTTACAACATGTATATAGCTCCCTATAAGCCTGCTGCAAAACTTCAGCACGACCCTTATAGAAAAAGAAAGCTCCTTCTACACAAAAGAGAAATCCTGAAACTTATGGGAAAAGTTCAGGAAAAAGGACTGACAATCATACCCCTTAAGCTATATTTTAAAAATGGAAAAGCTAAGCTGGAAATAGCCCTGGCAAAAGGTAAAGCAAAATATGAAAAACGTCAGGCTATAAAAGAAAGGGAAACAAGAAGAGAACTTGCCAAAAAATACAAAGGCAGGATTAAGCTATGA
- a CDS encoding acetate--CoA ligase has protein sequence MNVLDKLFNPESIAIIGATDKKEKVGYAIFKNIIDGGFKGKVYPVNKRLKELEGYPVYSSVLEIPDQIDLAIIAIPIVYIPELFDQLGEKGVKAAVVISAGGKEAGEEGRKIEETLQEKAKQYGIRFLGPNCLGFANTLIDLNANFGLDKPLKGKTAFISQSGALFTAIMDWALQEKIGFSYAVSIGNMADIDFGDLIEYLGEKEEVETILIYMESLTRPEKFVKACRSIALKKPVIIAKAGKSEAGQKAAVSHTGAIAGKDFLYSALFKRVGTLRVENVLQLFDMTEALSKEPIPEGNSFAVVTNAGGPGVMAADEFDKWHTPPAKLSEETMEKLNQILPPVWSHNNPVDIIGDAPPERYRETLRILFDAPEVDGIICILTPQFMTKPLESAQAFYEISKDQKKPFYSVLLGGEKLQQAKQFLEEHDIPVFETPEEAVDSMFMAWEYKYNTKLLSKDNIALRVDRKVEVEKFISSKIQAGQFLLTELDVKKILKAYGIPVNPTFNAKTKEDAVKIAQEIGFPVVMKINSPDILHKSDVGCVILDIKDIYQAEKAYETIIQNAIAYKKDAKIEGVIVEKQVKGDFELVIGSSYDKLFKQYIMFGMGGTFVEFFKDVSFDFVPLSEIAAKEMISSTKIYKLLKEGFRDKKPVEIKNLVNILMNVSNLLQSFPEIEELDINPLIVKENQIWAVDGRIKLQPQIRKNTILV, from the coding sequence ATGAATGTTTTAGACAAGCTGTTTAATCCTGAATCAATAGCAATTATAGGAGCAACAGATAAAAAGGAAAAAGTAGGATACGCAATTTTTAAAAACATAATAGATGGTGGTTTTAAAGGGAAGGTATACCCTGTCAACAAACGACTTAAAGAATTGGAAGGGTATCCCGTCTATTCATCGGTGCTGGAAATCCCCGACCAGATAGACCTTGCAATAATTGCCATTCCAATTGTTTATATTCCTGAGCTCTTTGACCAGCTTGGAGAAAAAGGGGTAAAAGCCGCAGTTGTGATATCTGCCGGAGGAAAAGAGGCCGGAGAAGAAGGCAGAAAAATAGAAGAAACCCTGCAGGAAAAAGCAAAACAATACGGAATAAGATTTCTGGGACCTAACTGCCTTGGATTTGCAAATACATTGATTGACCTGAATGCAAATTTTGGATTGGATAAACCACTTAAAGGAAAAACTGCTTTTATATCACAGAGCGGTGCATTATTTACAGCTATTATGGACTGGGCACTGCAGGAAAAAATAGGATTTTCTTATGCAGTCAGTATAGGTAATATGGCTGATATAGATTTTGGAGATTTAATTGAGTATTTAGGGGAAAAGGAGGAAGTAGAAACAATTCTGATTTATATGGAAAGTCTTACAAGACCAGAAAAGTTTGTAAAAGCCTGCCGTAGTATAGCACTTAAAAAACCTGTAATAATTGCAAAAGCAGGAAAATCAGAGGCCGGACAGAAAGCAGCCGTATCCCATACAGGAGCAATAGCAGGAAAAGACTTTTTATACTCGGCTTTGTTCAAAAGGGTAGGAACTCTTAGAGTTGAAAACGTTCTACAATTATTTGATATGACAGAGGCTCTGTCTAAAGAACCTATCCCTGAGGGGAATAGTTTTGCCGTTGTAACAAATGCAGGGGGCCCCGGAGTTATGGCTGCAGATGAGTTTGATAAATGGCATACTCCCCCTGCAAAACTTTCTGAGGAAACTATGGAAAAACTTAATCAAATACTTCCACCTGTATGGAGCCATAACAATCCTGTAGATATAATTGGAGATGCTCCACCTGAAAGATATAGAGAAACATTGAGAATTCTATTTGATGCTCCTGAAGTTGATGGAATTATCTGTATTCTCACCCCCCAATTTATGACTAAACCACTGGAAAGTGCACAGGCTTTTTATGAAATATCCAAAGACCAGAAAAAACCCTTTTATTCTGTTCTACTGGGAGGAGAAAAACTCCAGCAAGCAAAACAATTTCTGGAAGAACATGATATTCCGGTTTTTGAAACCCCAGAAGAAGCTGTTGATAGTATGTTTATGGCATGGGAATATAAATACAACACAAAACTTTTGTCTAAAGATAACATAGCTCTAAGGGTGGACAGAAAAGTTGAGGTTGAGAAATTCATATCTTCAAAAATACAGGCTGGGCAGTTTTTATTAACAGAATTAGATGTGAAAAAAATTCTGAAAGCTTACGGTATACCTGTTAATCCAACATTCAATGCTAAAACTAAAGAGGATGCGGTAAAAATAGCACAGGAAATAGGCTTTCCTGTAGTTATGAAAATCAACTCTCCAGATATACTTCATAAATCAGATGTCGGCTGTGTAATCCTTGATATTAAGGATATATATCAGGCTGAAAAGGCATACGAAACTATTATCCAGAATGCCATTGCATACAAAAAAGATGCAAAAATAGAAGGAGTTATTGTGGAAAAACAGGTTAAAGGTGATTTTGAGCTGGTTATAGGCAGTAGCTATGACAAATTATTTAAACAATACATAATGTTTGGGATGGGAGGAACATTCGTTGAGTTTTTCAAAGATGTATCGTTTGACTTTGTTCCTTTATCAGAAATAGCCGCTAAGGAAATGATTTCCTCAACAAAGATTTATAAACTTCTAAAAGAAGGTTTTAGAGATAAAAAACCGGTGGAAATTAAAAACCTTGTAAATATATTAATGAATGTATCAAATTTATTACAGAGCTTTCCTGAAATTGAGGAGTTAGATATAAATCCGCTTATTGTGAAAGAAAATCAGATATGGGCTGTAGATGGAAGGATAAAACTTCAGCCACAGATAAGAAAAAATACAATTCTTGTTTAA